A part of Solea solea chromosome 8, fSolSol10.1, whole genome shotgun sequence genomic DNA contains:
- the serinc5 gene encoding serine incorporator 5, with protein MCTPCCVSQLACCCGSAACSCCCNCCPKIKQSTGTRVMYALYFLLVTITCVVMMSPTVEQVMRDHIPFYSQLCEKMNAGENCKTLVGYSAVYKVCFGMAIFFLLSALFTIRVNNSTGCRAAVHNGFWLLKFILLVACCAGGFFLPKEETFLEVWRYIGAIGGFLFLLIQLMLLVEFAHRWNTNWSSGVKYNRLWYGALALVTLVLFSIAVGAVVFMGLFYTHPNPEACVLNKIFLGINGSLCLIISLLAISPCIQKLQPTSGLLQPGVISVYVMYLTFSAFSSKPKETLNIDGVNTTVCVFPFNAGTESDKKIVTAVGTALLFGCVLYSCLTSTTRRSSAALRVCRNSEPETERARCCFCFGDDTDDYDEEKTGTGQNVVYDEREGTIYSYAYFHFVFFLGSLYVMMTVTNWFHFDDHKIEKLLDGSWSVYWIKMASCWVCLILYTWTLVAPMVCPKRFEA; from the exons ctgGCCTGCTGCTGTGGATCAGCGGCCTGCTcgtgctgctgtaactgctgcccCAAGATAAAGCAGTCCACAGGAACCCGAGTCATGTACGCTCTTTACTTCCTGTTGGTCACGATCACCTGCGTCGTCATGATGTCCCCCACTGTGGAGCAAGTGATGAGAGACCAT ATCCCCTTCTACAGCCAGTTGTGCGAGAAGATGAACGCAGGAGAAAACTGCAAAACTCTGGTCGGCTACTCCGCCGTCTACAAGGTGTGCTTCGGCATGGCCATCTTCTTCTTACTCTCCGCTCTCTTCACCATACGAGTCAACAACAGCACCGGCTGCAGGGCGGCCGTACACAACGG GTTCTGGTTATTGAAGTTTATTCTGCTGGTGGCATGCTGCGCCGGAGGTTTCTTCCTTCCCAAAGAGGAAACCTTTCtcgaag TGTGGCGCTACATCGGAGCCATCGGCGGCTTCTTGTTCCTGCTGATCCAGCTCATGCTGCTGGTGGAGTTTGCGCACCGATGGAACACAAACTG GAGTTCAGGAGTGAAGTATAACCGGCTGTGGTACGGCGCTCTGGCCTTGGTGACTCTGGTGCTGTTCAGCATTGCCGTGGGAGCGGTGGTCTTCATGGGTCTGTTCTATACTCACCCTAACCCTGAGGCCTGTGTGCTTAATAAAATCTTCCTGGGTATCAATGGGAGCCTCTGCCTCATCATCTCTCTGCTGGCCATCTCTCCGTGCATACAGAAAC TGCAGCCCACATCAGGCCTGTTGCAGCCTGGAGTCATCAGTGTCTACGTCATGTACCTGACCTTCTCAGCCTTCTCCAGCAAACCAAAAGAAA CGCTGAACATAGATGGTGTGAACacaaccgtgtgtgtgtttcccttcaACGCTGGGACTGAGAGTGATAAGAAGATTGTGACTGCTGTGGGAACTGCTCTCCTGTTTGGATGTGTCCTTTATTCttg CCTGACGTCCACCACCAGGCGAAGCTCTGCCGCGCTCAGAGTGTGCAGGAACAGTGAGCCGGAGACTGAG AGAGCACGTTGCTGTTTCTGTTTTGGAGATGACACAG ACGACTACGATGAGGAGAAGACTGGAACAGGCCAGAACGTGGTGTAtgatgagagagagggaacCATCTACAGCTACGCCTACTTCCACTTTGTCTTTTTCCTGGGCTCCCTGTATGTCATGATGACCGTCACCAACTGGTTTCA TTTTGATGACCATAAGATTGAGAAGCTGTTGGACGGGAGCTGGTCAGTATACTGGATTAAGATGGCCTCATGTTGGGTGTGTCTCATCCTCTACACGTGGACCCTCGTCGCCCCGATGGTCTGCCCGAAGCGTTTTGAAGCCTAG